The Vescimonas coprocola genome includes a window with the following:
- a CDS encoding XF1762 family protein — protein sequence MLRLKPISLRDANEYVRQHHRHHKPVAGHKFSIGCEADGELVGVIIAGRPVSRYLDDGFTLEVTRLCTNGAKNACSFLYGAAARAAAAMGYKRIITYTLESENGASLRASGWICQGKAGGLRWTGKRQPKEDQYPAQMKLRYEKQLGKEETVNGICSGPEGS from the coding sequence ATGCTGCGGCTAAAACCCATCTCTCTTCGTGACGCCAACGAGTATGTCCGGCAGCATCACCGGCATCACAAGCCGGTTGCCGGTCACAAGTTTTCCATCGGCTGTGAAGCAGACGGTGAGCTGGTCGGCGTAATCATCGCCGGGCGTCCTGTCAGCCGGTATCTGGATGACGGCTTCACGTTGGAGGTCACAAGGCTATGCACCAATGGCGCAAAGAACGCTTGCAGCTTTCTCTACGGCGCGGCGGCAAGAGCTGCTGCGGCTATGGGCTATAAGCGCATCATCACCTACACGCTGGAAAGTGAAAACGGTGCAAGCCTTCGGGCTTCCGGCTGGATCTGTCAAGGCAAAGCGGGTGGGCTTCGTTGGACGGGCAAGCGTCAGCCGAAGGAGGATCAATATCCCGCACAAATGAAGCTGCGCTATGAAAAGCAGCTCGGAAAGGAGGAAACAGTCAATGGCATTTGTTCCGGTCCCGAAGGATCTTAA
- a CDS encoding PrgI family protein — translation MAFVPVPKDLNRVKTKVMFNLTKRQLVCFSIAAAVGVPIFFLAKAHLDLSTAAMLMVVIMLPFIFFALYEKDGQPAEKYLYHIVQSMFIRDKVRPYRTNNLYAEIQQKIKEQEELQLEQQHSKGKA, via the coding sequence ATGGCATTTGTTCCGGTCCCGAAGGATCTTAACCGCGTCAAAACGAAGGTCATGTTCAACCTGACTAAGCGGCAGCTCGTTTGTTTTTCCATCGCTGCGGCAGTCGGCGTCCCGATCTTCTTTCTGGCGAAGGCGCATCTCGACTTATCTACGGCGGCAATGCTGATGGTGGTCATCATGCTCCCGTTCATCTTCTTCGCGCTTTATGAGAAGGACGGTCAGCCCGCCGAGAAGTATCTGTACCACATCGTACAGTCCATGTTTATCCGGGACAAGGTGCGTCCCTATCGCACAAACAATCTCTACGCTGAAATTCAGCAGAAAATCAAAGAACAGGAGGAATTGCAGCTTGAACAACAGCACAGCAAAGGCAAAGCCTAA
- a CDS encoding VirB4-like conjugal transfer ATPase, CD1110 family: MTVKNGVVYGDALSAQEKKRIVVQKKKDRKAKKVRKSAQQTIPYVEMCRDGICKVNSRLYTKSIAFEDINYQLAQNEDKTAIFENWCDFLNYFDSSIFVQLSFINQKASLNEFRKRINIPAQEDAFNDIRSEYSGMLQSQLTKGNNGLVKRKYITFGIEADSLRTAKPKLERIETDILNNFKTLGVRTEPLSGYERLKVLHDVFNMDSNEPFRFSFDMVARTGLSSKDFIAPTSFDFREGKCFKMGKTIGAVSFLQILAPELNDRMLADFLEMDSNITVNFHIRTIDQAKAIKSIKSKITDLDKMKIEEQKKAVRSGYDMDIIPSDLATFGGEAKRLLQDLQTRNERLFLVTILIMNTATNRQKLENAVFQTAAIAQKYNCALKRLDFQQEEGLMSSLPIGINQVEIERGLTTSSTAVFVPFTTQELFQGGEALYYGLNALSNNMIMVDRKQLKNPNGLILGTPGSGKSFSAKREMTNAFLITEDDIIVCDPEAEYFPLVQKLGGQVIRISPVSTDYINPLDINTNYSEEENPLTLKSDFILSMCELIVGGKDGLQPVEKTIIDRSVRMVYQEFLADPKPEKMPILEDLYNILRNQKEPEAQRIATALEIYVHGSLNVFNHRTNVDVNNRFVCYDIRELGKQLKKLGMLIVQDQVWNRVTINRAQHKATRYYMDEFHLLLKEEQTAAYSVEIWKRFRKWGGIPTGITQNVKDLLASREVENIFENSDFVYLLNQASGDRQILSKALNISPSQQNYITNSNAGEGLIFYGSTIVPFKDDFPKDTQLYRIMTTRLEETVQN; this comes from the coding sequence ATGACCGTCAAAAACGGCGTCGTTTACGGCGACGCCCTTTCCGCTCAGGAAAAGAAGCGGATCGTCGTGCAGAAGAAAAAGGACAGGAAGGCAAAGAAAGTCCGCAAGTCCGCCCAGCAGACCATCCCCTATGTGGAGATGTGCCGTGACGGTATTTGCAAGGTGAACAGCCGCCTCTACACGAAGTCCATCGCCTTTGAGGACATCAACTACCAGCTTGCGCAGAACGAGGACAAAACTGCCATCTTTGAGAACTGGTGCGACTTTCTGAACTACTTCGACAGCTCGATCTTCGTCCAGCTCTCCTTCATCAATCAGAAGGCAAGTCTCAATGAGTTCCGCAAGCGCATCAACATTCCGGCACAGGAGGACGCCTTCAACGACATCCGCTCCGAGTATTCCGGTATGCTGCAAAGCCAGCTCACCAAGGGCAACAACGGATTGGTCAAGAGGAAGTACATCACCTTCGGCATTGAGGCGGACTCCCTCCGCACGGCAAAGCCGAAGCTCGAACGCATTGAAACCGACATTCTCAATAACTTCAAAACTCTCGGCGTGAGAACCGAGCCGCTGTCCGGCTACGAACGGCTGAAAGTGCTTCATGATGTGTTCAATATGGACAGCAATGAGCCGTTCCGCTTTTCCTTCGATATGGTTGCCCGGACAGGACTTTCCAGCAAGGACTTCATCGCTCCCACTTCCTTTGACTTCCGTGAAGGCAAGTGCTTCAAGATGGGCAAAACCATCGGCGCGGTGAGCTTCCTGCAAATCCTCGCGCCGGAACTCAATGACCGTATGCTTGCCGACTTCCTTGAGATGGACAGCAACATCACGGTCAATTTTCATATCCGGACGATTGACCAGGCGAAGGCGATCAAGAGCATCAAGTCGAAGATCACCGACCTCGACAAGATGAAGATTGAAGAGCAGAAAAAGGCAGTCCGCTCCGGCTACGATATGGACATCATCCCGTCCGATCTCGCCACCTTTGGCGGTGAGGCGAAGCGTCTGTTGCAGGATCTCCAGACCCGCAATGAGAGACTGTTTCTTGTGACCATCCTCATCATGAATACGGCAACCAATCGCCAGAAGCTCGAAAATGCGGTGTTCCAGACCGCCGCCATTGCCCAAAAGTATAACTGTGCGCTCAAGCGTCTTGACTTTCAGCAGGAGGAAGGGCTGATGTCCTCTCTGCCTATCGGCATCAATCAGGTGGAGATCGAACGCGGACTGACCACTTCCAGCACGGCGGTTTTCGTGCCATTCACCACGCAGGAGCTTTTTCAGGGCGGCGAAGCTCTCTACTACGGGCTGAACGCGCTGTCCAACAACATGATCATGGTTGACCGCAAGCAGCTCAAAAACCCCAACGGGCTGATCTTGGGTACACCCGGTTCCGGTAAGTCCTTCTCCGCCAAGCGCGAAATGACGAACGCCTTCCTCATCACGGAGGATGACATCATCGTCTGCGACCCCGAAGCCGAGTATTTTCCCCTCGTGCAGAAGCTCGGCGGTCAGGTCATCCGCATTTCGCCGGTCAGCACGGATTACATCAATCCGCTGGACATCAACACGAACTACTCCGAAGAGGAAAACCCGCTGACGCTGAAATCCGACTTCATCCTCTCCATGTGTGAGCTGATTGTTGGCGGCAAGGACGGCTTGCAGCCGGTTGAGAAGACCATCATTGACCGCAGTGTTCGCATGGTCTATCAGGAGTTTCTTGCAGACCCCAAACCGGAGAAAATGCCGATCCTTGAAGACCTCTACAACATTCTGAGAAATCAGAAGGAGCCGGAGGCACAGCGCATCGCAACTGCCCTTGAAATCTATGTTCACGGCTCTCTGAACGTCTTCAATCACAGAACGAATGTGGATGTCAACAACCGCTTCGTCTGCTATGACATCCGCGAACTCGGCAAGCAGCTCAAAAAGCTCGGTATGCTGATCGTGCAGGATCAGGTGTGGAACAGAGTTACCATCAACCGCGCCCAGCACAAGGCAACGCGCTACTACATGGACGAGTTCCACCTTTTGCTGAAAGAGGAACAGACCGCCGCGTACAGCGTGGAAATCTGGAAGCGTTTCAGAAAATGGGGCGGCATCCCGACCGGAATCACGCAGAATGTCAAGGATCTTCTTGCCTCCCGCGAGGTGGAGAACATTTTTGAAAACTCGGATTTTGTCTACCTTCTGAATCAGGCGTCCGGCGACCGGCAGATTCTCTCGAAGGCGCTGAACATCTCGCCCAGCCAGCAGAACTACATCACCAATTCCAATGCCGGTGAGGGGCTGATCTTCTACGGCTCGACCATCGTTCCCTTCAAGGACGATTTCCCGAAGGACACCCAGCTCTACCGCATCATGACCACCCGTTTAGAAGAAACCGTACAGAACTAA
- a CDS encoding nitrogen fixation protein, which yields MNNKMITIPYADAIEYGENTSALFKALWELTDLIRLESDLKKHHRAYLHVREDIDEKVKEARQIMTKVSVDMIGFYFKVDVPKCSNSDENTPFADAADDETVSIPKDKYELMIDDLLTMSEIIQCVADMRTQDMKAIREFGKFVPAFAAFEKNRLSLYREAAKEAEEIFDRWADEIDDLDEDFMEDEDYEPDEYYSD from the coding sequence ATGAACAACAAGATGATTACCATTCCCTACGCGGACGCTATCGAATACGGAGAGAACACCTCCGCGCTGTTTAAGGCTCTGTGGGAGCTGACCGATCTGATCCGACTGGAAAGCGACCTCAAGAAGCATCACCGCGCCTACCTCCATGTGAGGGAGGACATCGACGAAAAGGTCAAGGAGGCGCGTCAGATTATGACCAAGGTATCTGTGGATATGATCGGTTTCTACTTCAAGGTTGATGTTCCCAAGTGCAGCAACAGCGATGAGAATACCCCTTTCGCTGACGCGGCGGATGATGAAACCGTATCTATCCCCAAGGACAAGTATGAGCTGATGATCGACGATCTGCTCACGATGTCCGAAATCATTCAGTGCGTCGCAGATATGCGCACGCAGGATATGAAGGCAATCCGCGAGTTCGGCAAGTTCGTCCCCGCCTTTGCCGCCTTTGAGAAGAACCGCCTGAGCCTCTATCGTGAGGCGGCGAAGGAAGCCGAGGAAATCTTCGACCGTTGGGCAGACGAGATTGACGATCTCGACGAGGACTTCATGGAAGATGAGGACTATGAGCCGGACGAGTATTACTCCGACTGA
- a CDS encoding DNA-methyltransferase — protein sequence METQIQQNRRYTTIQLDIIHTGDCLEILKTLPDDSVHCCVTSPPYYALRDYGMDAQIGRETTPKEYISRLTEVFTEVRRVLRPDGTLWLNISDTYAGKGNQGDFVDPKNPNGRTGQAVALNNKVEGCKPKDMIGIPWMLAFALRDTGWYLRNDIIWMKDNPMPESVKDRLSRCYEHIFLFSKSRKYFFDYKAISEPIATATAERLKRGMKGGNKYGKPVPGQPQPQSINRPREHGEIKDCDINPLRNKRDVWKINTVPFKGGHYAAYPPKLVETCLLAGCPEGGIVLDPFMGSGTTGMVAAQMGRHFVGIELNPEYTELAYKRIGGEI from the coding sequence ATGGAAACACAAATCCAACAGAACAGGAGGTACACCACCATACAACTTGACATCATTCATACCGGCGATTGCCTTGAAATCCTGAAAACTCTGCCCGATGACAGCGTTCATTGCTGTGTGACGTCCCCTCCGTATTACGCGCTCCGCGATTACGGCATGGATGCTCAGATCGGCAGAGAGACAACGCCGAAGGAATATATCTCGCGCCTGACGGAAGTGTTTACCGAAGTCAGGCGCGTTTTGCGCCCGGATGGAACGCTCTGGCTGAACATTTCGGACACCTACGCCGGAAAAGGAAATCAGGGCGATTTTGTTGACCCGAAGAACCCCAACGGCAGAACCGGTCAGGCTGTGGCTCTCAATAACAAGGTTGAGGGCTGCAAGCCGAAAGACATGATCGGCATTCCGTGGATGTTGGCTTTTGCTCTCCGCGATACCGGATGGTATCTGCGCAACGACATCATCTGGATGAAGGATAACCCCATGCCGGAGAGCGTGAAAGACCGCCTATCCCGCTGCTATGAGCATATTTTCCTGTTCTCCAAGTCGAGGAAGTATTTCTTCGACTACAAGGCAATCTCCGAGCCGATTGCCACTGCAACGGCAGAACGCCTCAAGCGCGGCATGAAGGGCGGTAACAAATACGGAAAGCCCGTTCCCGGTCAGCCTCAGCCGCAGTCCATCAACCGCCCCCGTGAGCATGGCGAGATCAAGGATTGTGACATCAATCCGCTTCGCAACAAACGCGATGTCTGGAAGATCAACACCGTTCCCTTCAAGGGCGGTCACTATGCCGCCTACCCTCCGAAGCTGGTTGAAACCTGTCTTCTCGCCGGTTGTCCCGAAGGCGGCATTGTGCTTGATCCCTTCATGGGAAGCGGCACAACGGGAATGGTTGCTGCGCAGATGGGGCGTCATTTCGTGGGCATCGAGCTGAACCCTGAATACACCGAGCTTGCCTACAAGCGGATTGGAGGTGAAATCTGA